In Providencia rettgeri, the following proteins share a genomic window:
- the yqiA gene encoding esterase YqiA gives MSTLLYIHGFNSSPQSAKANSLKQWIGMNYPHINMLVPQLPNYPQQAQAMLDDIIQQHQHEKMGLVGSSLGGYFSIWFSERYQLPAVVVNPAVRPFDLLQDYLGDNTNPYTHEQYVLEEKHIHELKSLYIERLTSPHLIWLLQQMGDEVLDYREAVAYLSKCKQTVEPDGNHAFIGFESYFSQIVDFLQLAEK, from the coding sequence ATGTCAACTCTACTTTATATTCATGGTTTTAATAGTTCACCTCAATCCGCTAAAGCTAATAGCTTAAAGCAATGGATTGGTATGAATTATCCACATATTAATATGCTTGTACCGCAGTTGCCAAATTACCCTCAGCAAGCCCAAGCTATGTTGGATGATATTATCCAACAGCATCAGCATGAAAAAATGGGGTTAGTCGGCTCTTCGCTAGGCGGTTATTTTTCAATTTGGTTTTCAGAGCGTTATCAGCTTCCTGCTGTCGTCGTAAACCCCGCAGTGCGTCCTTTTGATTTACTGCAAGACTACTTAGGCGACAATACAAACCCATATACTCATGAACAATATGTGTTGGAAGAAAAGCATATCCATGAGCTAAAATCTTTATACATTGAAAGACTAACTTCGCCTCATCTTATTTGGTTGTTACAACAAATGGGTGATGAAGTACTTGATTATCGAGAGGCTGTTGCCTATCTTTCAAAGTGCAAACAAACTGTGGAACCTGACGGTAATCATGCCTTTATTGGTTTTGAATCTTACTTTTCTCAAATTGTTGATTTCCTACAATTGGCAGAGAAATAG
- the cpdA gene encoding 3',5'-cyclic-AMP phosphodiesterase, with translation MDSQLEVTAKNSKIVRILQVTDTHLFANTENTLLGVNTYKSYQAVLDAITEENLPIDLIVATGDLVQDQSPQAYQHFADGIARIPAPCVWLPGNHDYPPAMVETLRVAGISSAKQILIGDEWQILMLDSQLQDVPHGELSEQQLEWMKASLDAEPERTTLIMLHHHPLASGCTWLDQHSLRNSHILADYLKNYSNVKAMLCGHIHQEMDENWHGIRLLATPSTCVQFKPHCTNFALDTVAPGWRYLELSINEQSQRHITTRVHRLDTREFSPDLDSDGY, from the coding sequence TTGGACAGCCAGCTTGAAGTGACTGCAAAGAACTCTAAAATTGTGAGAATTTTACAGGTTACTGATACGCATCTTTTCGCTAATACAGAAAATACGCTTTTAGGGGTAAATACTTACAAAAGCTATCAGGCGGTACTTGATGCTATCACTGAGGAAAATCTCCCAATTGACTTAATTGTTGCGACAGGAGATTTAGTTCAAGACCAATCACCACAAGCTTATCAGCATTTTGCGGATGGCATTGCGCGTATCCCTGCTCCTTGTGTATGGCTTCCTGGTAATCATGACTACCCGCCTGCAATGGTAGAAACACTCCGAGTCGCGGGGATTTCAAGTGCTAAACAAATTTTGATTGGTGATGAATGGCAAATCTTGATGCTGGATAGCCAGCTTCAAGATGTACCTCATGGCGAGCTTTCTGAGCAACAGTTAGAGTGGATGAAAGCCAGCTTAGATGCTGAACCTGAGCGTACTACATTGATTATGCTGCATCACCATCCTCTAGCTTCGGGTTGTACTTGGCTTGATCAGCACAGTTTGAGAAATTCACATATTTTAGCTGACTACTTAAAAAACTATTCAAATGTTAAAGCGATGCTATGTGGCCATATTCATCAAGAAATGGATGAAAATTGGCACGGTATTCGGTTGTTAGCAACGCCTTCTACCTGTGTACAGTTTAAGCCTCACTGTACTAATTTTGCGCTAGACACCGTCGCGCCAGGTTGGCGATATTTAGAATTAAGTATTAATGAACAAAGCCAAAGGCATATTACAACCCGCGTTCACCGTTTAGACACAAGGGAGTTTAGCCCTGACCTTGACTCTGACGGTTATTAA